TTATTTTGCGCTGGCATTGGATGTGAGAACGGGAGAACCCTTTTTCTTTCATTCGGGACAATATCTCAAACATATTTTTCTATATTCCAATTTTAATCAGCGCTGGACGCACAGTGCCAGTTGGCACTTGGTTTCTAAAGACCGTGATCTTAATTCAACTGACCGTTTTTTTCTGAGAGGCCGAAACAACAGTGACGTTAGCCAAATTTATACGCTTTCGTTATTCGGATTTGTTTacactttttattttactttaccaggtaagttgactgagaacacattctcatttacagcaacgacctggggaatagttacaggggagaggaggagggatgaatgggacaattgtaaactggggatgattaggtacccgagggacagattgggaatttagccagaacaccgggggttaacacccctactcttacgataagtgccatgcgATCTTTAATGACCATTTTTAGTGATCCACTTCAAGGATATCCGCACAAAATGCTTCATCGACTACCTCCAGAGGTGGTTTGTAAGAAATtatcacaatcagatcacaatgtgtCTTTTGATTGTCTACACCTGTCAACAAATGTGGGCCCAACCCGAATTTGGACACGATCAGGACAACGGACGCATGTTGaaaccaggtataaacagggctagAGAAAGCAACTCTAGGAGGAAGATACAAAGCAATGAAAAGAGTGTGAGGCTCCTCTCTGTACCTGGTGAATGACCTCCTCGATCTGACCACAGTTGATTTTCTTCTCTAGTTTCTCCACATCAGGCTCCTTTCCATTGAAATGAAGACAGAACATGAAAGGATCTATATGGATTTAAACACACAGATGCCATCCCAAACAATGTCTCATAACATGATATCAAATATAAAAGTCAACAAGGGGATCACCTCACAGAGGTTCATACAAGTTCAAGCTAATACATGAAATCAGTCACAATGAGGACTGGTAGGAAGGGTTTTCTACTGTGTTAAACTTAACGTGACCGTGGTTGGAGTGTAACTTACAGCTTTGATAAGGTCAAAGCGGTCGTTGACAAGCTGTTCTGTGTACTTTCGGTAGGCTGCGTCCTGAGGGATGACCTGGAGAGACGCCAGGATCTTACTGTACAGGATCCTCAGGCGctgaggggacacacacacaccaaagttaCATTTAAAGACAAAAGTAGTTGTGGTCTACTACTGCCGTTTGTTATCATTACGGCAGCTACACAACTACTAAAGCTGTATATTATGGTCATTACTGGGGACTCACCTCATGAGGGTTGTGGGACACGGCCAGTCCCACCAAGCCTGTTGTCTGGGGGAAATATTATACACAATGAGCTAGCAAGCGAGACTacatagttaacgttagctagtaacGTTAACCTCCTGGGTAAAATAGTCATACGGCATTCAGAAGGAAGGTGGAACATTACAGAACGttacagaacattacagcacGCCATGTAGCTTTGAGTTCGCAGCGTGTCAGCCATGTAAGTTGCTTGTCAATAGAAAGCGACAAAGCTCATATCAATTGTAAAGTCAAAGGACACTAACTGAATTAAcaaaatcacattacattttCACAAAATCAAAATCATAACATGACCTCCACTCGTACCTTTTTCAGAACACCAGCCATGATTTTGGGCGCAATGGATTCTGGGTCACTTCTGTCGAATAAAAATGACGTCAACACGTCCTcgttttttcaaaataaaagctcaaCATGTTTGATGGTAAGTGGACATGAGTCCTCTTATTCAGTAGCCTAAATACATGTTATTAACTAACGGCTCCTACAATACATGTTCAATTATTAGATTGGAAAAATAAGTATTACAAATGGCAATTTAAAATCATTCAAAGTGGGTACACGACACATACCAGCAATATCAAAAATAATGCTATAAACCAGACAGCCTGTCTATACTGTATGGCTCCTATAGTAAATTCAATCTTATTATGATAAACTGTGTTTAGTGTGATAGTGAAGCACTGCATGTGACAGCGTGACAGGCATTCTCAGAGCGTGTGTGGCTGATATTACAAGCAGGTCTAAAAATATCCCAGTACTCCTGCAAACACCAACGTAAAATTTAGTTGGTTGCCAACAAACCTTCGGAGACTAGGACTTTCACTGAAGATTTTACAGATAAGACTGGAGTTGCCCGTTCATTGGGATATTTGATAGTGACGAAGGTGCTTTAAAACCTCTCAATTTGTCATTGCAATGTCATTTCTGTCTGTATGCCTATAGTTTAGGATGTGTCTGTTGATCTATGCGGACTGCAGTGACATGAGTATTGAGGTTCGTGGTGTTTCTTTTTTATTTGTCTGTAGGAATGGAAGACGTCGATAGATGTGAGGAGCAGCTTATTGAGTATGCCATTCGAGAGAGTATTCGAGATGTATCAATAGACAGGTATTCGGAAAATGGAGAGGATTACATGAATGTATTATTCGCACATCCCGCAAAAAAGTTTGTCACCTCTCCCTGACTTAGTTTACTCATATCTCAACAGCATACCAACAGTCAGTGGTGACTATCTGAGGATAGTGACTGCCATCGAGCAAGGTAGGACTACCCCTCACCGACCGTGCCTTTCAAACTGCCCAAGCCCAACCCTTGCTCTTAAGCCATTAACCCTAACCCGAGCTTTATGTCCACATCAGggttcaaacctaaccctagccataacgctagccataaccctaatgtaGGGTTCTGTGTGGTGTCTCTCCCTAGGTGATGTGTGTACCCTGCAGGAGCTGTCTGGGTTGCAGGCTTTCACAGAGAGGGACAGCAGAGGGTGGCTTCCCCTACACAGAGCCGCTGTGCAGTCCCAGGAACAGGTCTTGGATCAGGTCCTGCTGGGTGAGAGGCCCACATACCACCAACAGTACCTCACAACTAGTACCTTAAATATCAGTAGTCACTTACAGTACTGCTTCTATAACACTCTGCTACTGGGATATACTAATGAATCACCTAAGACGTGTTTAATTCCCattacttttgtgtgtgtgtgaccctgcaGCTTCCTGTGATGTGACTGTGGATGATGTGACTGCAGACGGTGACACAGCGTTGATTCTGGCTGCTCAGGAGGGTCTGCTGGAGAACATCAGGACTCTACTGCAGCATGGAGCGTCTCCACACAAAACCAACAGCCTGAACGAGTCCCCACTGCTGctcggtaacacacacacacacacacacacacacacacacacacacacacacacacacacacacacacacacacacacacacacacacacacacacacacacacacacacacacacacacacacacacacactgtactatactatactgtattcaAGCACTGTTCTATGTTGTCAATCAAGGATGCATGTGCTGTTTTGTtatgtgttgtcctgtgttgatgtgtgttagCGGTGAGACAGGGATCATATGACATGGTGTCCACTCTGATCATTTGTGGGGCCTTCGTGGAACAGGTGTGTCTGAAGAAGTGGATGGCCATTCACGAGGCAGCCAAGGTGAGATCGAGTTACACCTGTAGTCTTGTTTATATTTCTTCTTCAGCTATCTCCCCTATCATCAAGGTGCTGGAATGCCATTAAAAGAAACAATATTTTATTGTAATTCCCTTCTCCTTAAAAAGTGTGCGTTATCTTGCCAGGTGGGCTGCAGTGCCATCCTGGTGCTTCTGCTGAGACATGGGGCCAAGGTGACAGCTGTAGATGGGCACAATGTCACCCCGCTGGGCATCGCAGCAGAGTACGCCCACGTGGAGGTCCTGGATATACTCATAAAGAACGGTACGAGCCAATCAGAGGCCTTAGATTTTCCTTGATGAATAAtgtaaacattttacatttattgtCATACCAAAAGGCAAATAAACATTCTCGAAGAAAATCCAAAAACACAATTACAAGGAACTGAAAAATAGTTAAATGTAAATATCCGTTATTCATAAATATTTGGCTTGAACAGAAGACTACACAGGACTAGAGTAGGGTTAATCGTCCTCCTTTCCCACCAGGTGGCGACGTGAACGCCCAGGCATATAACGGAGACACTGTTCTGTACGATGCAGCCGGCTCAGGGAACATGGACTGCATATACCTCCTCCTGCAAGCTGGAGCCAACCCTAACATAGCCAGTCTGGCCTGCCAGCTGCCCATACACAGAGCTGCCTATGAGGGACACATCCTGTGAGTGGATGACTCTTActacgtggtcctctgtagctcagctggtaGATCATGTGGGTTTCAATTCCAAGGATGTAAACTATCCCGTATGTAAAATGTATTCACATATGACTGTAAATTGCTTTGTatgaaagtgtctgctaaatggcatatattactaACAGTCTAGAACAAGGATGTCTATAACAACTACTGGAAAGCATGCCGGTCTTTGTGGAAATCAATTGATCAAGATATGTATTTGGCTAGAGAGTTATCGGATTATCCAGTTCTTAGAAAGTGTTGTCCCTGAGGAATGATCCATCCCTGGGTCTAGAAGCAGTTGTTCAGTTCAAAGTCCAGATCTTATTTCAACAACATAATCAACAGCGCTGGTATAATCAACAATCTGAAATATGATGTTTTGGTTTGTCCAAGTGCTCTGAGGACCTTCATCCCCATCACAACTAagagagccatccgtctgtctggCCAGAGCCCAGTCCACTCCGCAGCAGATGGCGGCCATGTTGACTGTCTGGAGCTGCTCATAGAGAAAGGCTTCGATGTCAACGCTCAGCTGGACACACACATCTCAGGTACAATCCATGGACACACACAAACCAGGTAGTACAATTGGGCACACTCATGGACACACAATCTCTTTTATAAGGGAGACCTGTCCAAGAGGAAGGTGCTTGTAACTCCAGAGTTGTGAGGTTGATTCCTGTGTGGgccaatgggggccccctggaggtcaaggCCCCTGGGTACGTTCCCTTCATGCTgtctagactaacttaccaatctaaaaaatgttagctgacatgggctaattgaatgactgacagtgactgacataagagaaaaaCTGCCGATGCACAAACACATTTCAAAATGGCACATTGTgaattctactattctaactctcaaccccgactgagttcctagTGGCAGGGGTCCCTAAGAAACggcttatgtcgcttatgcctgagGCCAACCCTGCATATAGGCTTCTGATTATACATGTTTTAACTGTAAGATGGTTTGGATAAGAATGAAATAAAATGGATAAATTGAGCATGTTGTTATTACTGTGTTACCAGAGAACTACGGGGACATGAGGCGGAGTCCGCTCTACTTCGCCGTATCCAACAGTGATCTCACCTGCACAGAGATGCTGCTGGCTGCCGGCGCCAAAACTGACCTGGACCCGCTACGCTGCTTCCTGGTGGCTGTACGCGCTGGGAGGTATGAGACCGTATCTGTATGGGTAACTCAAGACCGTGTTAAGACCTCAAGACTGTGTTAGAACTAAGCCTACAGCAGGTGTTAACTTTGGGATAACGCAAGTATTCATGTCTCCCTTCAGAAAAGTTATTCCTTACTTGAGATGTTTCACAAACGACCTCTGCAATACAGTGGCTTGcggaagtattcaccccccttggcatttttcctatttcttgacttacaacctggaattaaaattgattttttggggggttcgtATCATTTGATTGATacaacatgtctaccactttgaagatgcaaaatcttttttattgtgaaacaaacaagaaataagaaaaaaaactgcaaacttgagcgtgcatagctattcacccccccaaagtcaatactttgtagagccaccttttgcagcaattacagctgcaagtctcttggggtataaacttggcacatctagccactgggatttttgcccatttttcaagacagaactgctccagctccttcgagTTGGATGAGTTCCGTGGGGGAACAGCAATCTTGAAgtctgggatttttgcccatttttcaagacagaactgctccagctccttcgagTTGGATGAGTTCCGTGGGGGAACAGCAATCttgaagtcataccacagattctcaattggattgaggtctgggctttgactaggcaatTCCAAGACTTTTAAATGTTTTTCCCTTAAACCATTCAAgtattgctttagcagtatgcttagggtcattgtcctgctggaaggtgaacctccatcccagtctcaaatctctggaaaactgaaacaggtttcccctcaagaatttccctgtatttagcgccatccatcattccttcaattctgaccagtttcacagtccctgccgatgaaaaacactcccacagcatgatgctgccaccaccatgcttcactgtggggatggtgttctcggggtgatgaaagGTTTTCACCAGAAagagcattttccttgatggccaaaaagctcaatattAGTCTCATATgtccagagtaccttcttccatatgtttgggtagtctcccacatgccttttggcaaacaccaaacgtgtttgcttatttttttctttaagcaatggctttatTCTGGCCagtcttctgtaaagcccagctctgtggagtgtacggcttaaagtggtcctaaggacagatactccaatctccgctgtggagctttgcagctccttcagggtcatCTTTggcctctttgttgcctctctgattaatgccctccttgcctggtccgtgattTTTGTtcggcggccctctcttggcaggtttgttgtggtgccatattctttccatttttttataatggatttaatggtgcaccgtgggatgttcaaagtttcagatatttttttataactcaaccctgatctgtacttctccaaaactttgtccctgacctgtttggagagctctgtgccacttgcttggtggtgccccttgcttagtggtgttgcagactctggggcctttcagaacaggtgtaccatatactgagatcatgtgacagatcatgtgacacttagattgcacacaggtggactttatttaactaattatgtgacttctgaaggtaattggttgcaccagatcttgtttaggagcttcatagcaaagggggtgaatacatactgtatgcacttttccgttttaattttttcagaatttttttaaacaagttatatttcccatttcacttcaccaatttaaaCTAttctgtgtatgtccattacattaaatccaaataaaaatctatttaaattacaggctgTAATGcatcaaaataggaaaaacgccacgggggatgaatacttttgcaaggcactgtagctacagtgcatttggaaagtattcagaccacttgacttttttcacatgttgttatgttacagccttattctaaaattgattaaattgtcgtcccccccccccacaatctacacacaataccagataatgacaaagcaaaatcttgtttttagacatttttgcaaatgtattaaaaataaaaaactgacatatcacaattacataagtaatttactcagtactttgttgaagcacctttggcaccgaattacagcctcgggtcttcttgggtatgacgctacaagcttggcacacctgtatttggggagtttctcccattcttctctgcatatctttgcaaactctgtcaggttgaatgtggagcgtcgctgcacaactattttcaggtctctccagtgatgttagattgggttcaagtccgggctctggctggaccactcaaggacattcagagacttgtcctgaagccactcctgtattgtcttggctatgtgcttagggccgttgtcctgttggaaggcgaaccttcgcctcagtctgaggtcctgagcgttctggagcaggttttcatcaaggatctctctttgctccgttaatctttccctcgatcctgacccgtctccagtccctgccgctgaaaaacatccccacagcatgacgctaccaccaccatgcttcaacataGGGATGGTACCAGATTTCATCCAGAcgttacgcttggcattcaggccaaagagttcaatcttggtttcatcagaccagggaatcttatttctcatggtctgagagtcctttaggtgccttttggcaaattccaagtgggctgtcatgtgacttttactgaggagtggcttccatctggccataaaggcctgattggtggagtgctgcagagatggttgtctttctggaaggttctcccatctccacagaggaactctggagctctgtcaaagtgaccattgggttcttggtcacctccctgatcacaGCCCTTCtcgcccgattgctcagtttggttgggcgtccagctctaggaagattcttggtggatccaaatttcttccatttcataatgatggaggccactgtgttcttggggaccttcaatgctgcagaaatatgttggtacccttcctcagatctgtgagTCGaaataatcctgtctcggaactctacggacaattcttttgacctaatggcttgtttttttctctgacaggcaccgtcaactgtgggaccttatatagacaggtgtttgcctttccaaattacgtccaatcaattgcatttaccacaggtggactccaatgaagttgtagaaacagctcaaggatgatcaatggaaacaggatgcacccgagctcaatttcgagactcatagcaaagggtctgaatacttatgtaaataaggtatttctgttttttaatttatatataaattggcaaccaaaaaaaatgtaatctgtttttgctttgtctttatggggtattgtgtgtagattgatgaggatttaaaaaaatatatattttaatacataacaaaatgtggaaaaagtcaaggagtctgaatactttccgaatgcactgtttaaaTGAAACTGAATGGAACACAGCAGTGACGTCACCAACTTCTATCTATTGGAACAGTTTGTTGGCTCCCATGCTAGGTCCCATGAATTGTTTTCCCAACTTCTGCTTGTAATGATGACGTTGTCTT
This is a stretch of genomic DNA from Salvelinus alpinus chromosome 11, SLU_Salpinus.1, whole genome shotgun sequence. It encodes these proteins:
- the LOC139534223 gene encoding NADH dehydrogenase [ubiquinone] 1 alpha subcomplex subunit 5-like — translated: MAGVLKKTTGLVGLAVSHNPHERLRILYSKILASLQVIPQDAAYRKYTEQLVNDRFDLIKAEPDVEKLEKKINCGQIEEVIHQAECELALSRKMAEWKPWEPLIEEPPVNQWKWPV
- the LOC139534224 gene encoding ankyrin repeat and SOCS box protein 15-like — protein: MEDVDRCEEQLIEYAIRESIRDVSIDSIPTVSGDYLRIVTAIEQGDVCTLQELSGLQAFTERDSRGWLPLHRAAVQSQEQVLDQVLLASCDVTVDDVTADGDTALILAAQEGLLENIRTLLQHGASPHKTNSLNESPLLLAVRQGSYDMVSTLIICGAFVEQVCLKKWMAIHEAAKVGCSAILVLLLRHGAKVTAVDGHNVTPLGIAAEYAHVEVLDILIKNGGDVNAQAYNGDTVLYDAAGSGNMDCIYLLLQAGANPNIASLACQLPIHRAAYEGHILALRTFIPITTKRAIRLSGQSPVHSAADGGHVDCLELLIEKGFDVNAQLDTHISENYGDMRRSPLYFAVSNSDLTCTEMLLAAGAKTDLDPLRCFLVAVRAGRYELVRLLLSRGAEVNCYFRMISDTLFPTALQYCLRDHMILRLLLNNGYDVDKCFMCNHSNRQDMDCDSWVDYQNNHRRTLFYNQDCRASFCEIISLSSVVNLAGSVVQMLLDYIRHPRICPNLLRVLEKQKEWPDICDILDNPRSLQHQCRLVIRRRMTPRRLNDPQVMAAVPFPPTLKHYLTYREYDEYGGLAATHS